From a single Prionailurus bengalensis isolate Pbe53 chromosome A1, Fcat_Pben_1.1_paternal_pri, whole genome shotgun sequence genomic region:
- the LOC122470376 gene encoding TIR domain-containing adapter molecule 2-like, with translation MLIMGVGKSKIDPCPLSLPWGKSPSVDMSQRPHEADSKKSDDISLCDIAEHSHGALTPSGEREGTEATEEVPEEDEEEVFLKFVILHAEDDTDEALRVQNLLQNDFGIKPGIIFAEMPCGRQHLQNLDDAVNGSAWTILLLTENFLRDTWCKFQFYTSLMNSVNRQHKYNSVIPLRPLNNPLPRERTPFALRTINALEEESRGFPTQVERIFQESVYKIQQSIWKETRTTLQRQSIA, from the coding sequence ATGTTGATAATGGGTGTCGGGAAGTCTAAAATAgacccctgccctctctctctgccctggggTAAAAGTCCCAGTGTGGATATGAGTCAGAGACCTCATGAGGCAGATTCCAAGAAATCCGACGACATCTCCCTGTGTGACATTGCCGAGCATAGCCACGGTGCCCTGACGCCCTCTGGAGAGCGGGAGGGCACTGAGGCCACAGAAGAGGTGCCCGAAGAAGATGAAGAGGAGGTGTTCCTCAAGTTTGTGATACTGCACGCAGAAGATGACACAGACGAGGCCCTCAGAGTCCAGAATCTGCTACAAAATGACTTTGGCATCAAACCCGGAATAATCTTCGCCGAGATGCCGTGCGGCAGACAGCACCTGCAGAACCTAGACGACGCTGTAAACGGGTCTGCCTGGACCATCCTACTGTTGACCGAAAACTTTTTAAGAGACACCTGGTGTAAATTCCAGTTCTACACGTCCCTCATGAACTCCGTGAACAGGCAGCACAAGTACAACTCCGTCATACCCCTGCGGCCCCTGAATAATCCCCTGCCCCGAGAAAGGACTCCCTTTGCTCTGCGAACCATCAATGCCCTAGAGGAAGAAAGCCGTGGCTTTCCTACACAAGTGGAAAGAATTTTCCAGGAGTCTGTGTATAAGATACAACAATCTATATGGAAAGAGACCAGAACTACCCTGCAGAGGCAATCGATCGCCTGA